A window of Littorina saxatilis isolate snail1 linkage group LG7, US_GU_Lsax_2.0, whole genome shotgun sequence contains these coding sequences:
- the LOC138971526 gene encoding WD repeat-containing protein 76-like, with protein MRGTRSRTQRQPLQMIAAPNSDRKIKNETASKRQPEKEGSQVTALKDFKKEPKANAMLEVKPALHNADITSKVSKQKDASLVRERSSRAAVSCASSESSPAKSRKRPLSPVKAQPEIKALKVEAASEEDQVSDSEEEELDYETMRQRNLRDNEAFFSSLGIDKAKEQLQRSVKKYPKPSQRREPKKKVILPVRKSLRIQRIDPTGAALPPTPEPEPIVYERPRVPEGPVDMLDAIESETCDHSPLATSLVNFKAQSCRYKPLTSDLSCFVSSMKKMRITTKAKACKDRLMSVAVHPTTDKVLAMAGDKWGRLGFWNISAHNQEQSVVVYRPHSRPIGHIAVRPMDPLKVYTCGYDATLRCGDFETGVFDELYSVPEDEDDLFRNFDFISPTSLLLAQFRGDVALLDTRTPKQKAEKLFYVCDHYLRTVSVHPTNTNYFCTAGSDGNVCVWDLRKAGGKGSRPLAALTHSKGVASAYFSPVSGKYILSCSSEDTVNVFSSPTLSDKTERKTIRHNNHTGRWLTPFRAVWHPAREDVFFVGSMKSPRRIEAFGVDGRLLHEFDGEVLASVCSVLQFHPSRNILVGGNSSGYIFPFM; from the exons ATGAGAGGAACAAGAAGTCGAACACAACGTCAGCCTCTGCAGATGATTGCAGCGCCGAATAGTGACAGAAAG ATAAAGAATGAAACAGCAAGTAAACGTCAGCCTGAAAAGGAAGGTTCCCAGGTTACTGCACTGAAGGACTTCAAGAAAGAACCCAAGGCCAACGCAATGCTGGAAGTGAAACCTGCCTTGCATAATGCAGACATCACATCAAAG GTATCGAAACAAAAGGATGCCAGTCTGGTGCGAGAGCGTTCCTCCAGAGCAGCTGTTAGCTGCGCTTCATCGGAGTCTTCACCTGCAAAGTCGAGGAAGCGTCCATTGTCTCCCGTCAAAGCTCAGCCGGAGATTAAAGCGCTGAAAGTGGAAGCGGCAAGTGAAGAGGACCAAGTTTCTGATTCTGAGGAG GAAGAATTGGACTACGAGACAATGAGGCAGAGAAATCTTAGAGACAATGAAGCTTTCTTCTCCTCTCTTGGGATTGATAAG GCCAAAGAACAACTTCAGCGCAGTGTCAAAAAGTATCCCAAACCTTCTCAGAGGCG TGAGCCCAAGAAGAAGGTGATACTACCTGTACGAAAAAGTCTCCGCATCCAGAGAATAGATCCTACGGGTGCAGCGTTGCCACCGACACCCGAACCTGAACCCATTGTGTATGAACGC CCGCGTGTGCCAGAAGGCCCAGTAGACATGCTGGATGCCATAGAGAGTGAGACGTGTGATCACAGCCCTCTGGCTACCTCCCTCGTCAACTTTAAAGCTCAGAGCTGCCGCTACAAACCTCTCACCTCAGACCTGTCTTG CTTTGTGTCAAGTATGAAGAAAATGCGGATCACAACAAAAGCCAAGGCGTGCAAGGATCGTTTGATGTCTGTCGCTGTTCATCCAACCACAGACAAGGTCCTCGCCATGGCCGGTGACAAGTGGGGCCGTCTGGGATTCTGGAACATT AGCGCACATAACCAGGAGCAGAGTGTGGTGGTGTACAGACCTCACTCTCGCCCCATCGGCCATATTGCGGTGCGTCCCATGGACCCGCTGAAAGTGTACACCTGTGGCTATGATGCTACGCTGCGCTGCGGGGACTTTGAGACAGGAGTTTTTGATGAG CTGTACTCAGTGCCGGAGGATGAGGATGACTTGTTTCGCAACTTCGACTTTATTTCTCCAACTTCCCTGCTGCTGGCTCAGTTCAGGGGAGATGTCGCCCTTCTGGATACCCGCACACCCAA GCAAAAGGCAGAGAAGCTGTTCTATGTCTGTGACCATTACTTGAGGACAGTGAGCGTTCATCCCACCAACACCAACTACTTTTGCACTGCTGGGTCGGATGG gaatgtgtgcgtgtgggatTTACGAAAGGCGGGAGGAAAAGGAAGCAGGCCGTTGGCAGCTTTGACGCACTCAAAGGGAGTAGCCAGCGCATACTTCTCTCCTGTGTCGGGAAAATACATCCTCTCCTGCAGTTCTGAAGACACAGTAAA TGTTTTCAGCTCTCCGACATTGTCTGACAAAACTGAACGCAAAACCATCAG GCACAACAACCACACAGGCCGATGGCTGACACCGTTCCGTGCTGTGTGGCATCCCGCCCGTGAAGATGTCTTCTTTGTTGGTTCCATGAAGTCTCCTCGAAGG ATTGAGGCCTTTGGTGTGGACGGCCGTTTGCTGCACGAGTTTGACGGAGAAGTGCTGGCGTCAGTCTGCAGTGTCTTGCAGTTCCACCCCTCGCGAAACATTTTGGTGGGAGGCAACTCCAGTGGGTACATCTTCCCCTTCATGTGA